A segment of the Candidatus Eisenbacteria bacterium genome:
TCATCGGCCTCGCGCTGGCGCTCTGTCTCGCGTTGGGGAGGCGCCTCACGACCGGGACGAGCTGATGCGCGAGGCGAGCGTCTCGGGAGCGCGCGAACCGCTCTGATGCCCGGCGCGGGCGCTCCGGATGGTCTAGGAGTGCAGGTCGATCGGCGCGCGCGGGACGGCGTCCTTGACCTGGGAGGCCATCTTCTCTTCGAAGACCTTCTGGTTGGGGCTCATCCTGAAGACCGAGAAGCCTGCCTTGACCTTCCGCTTCAGCTCCCCCGGCGAGCGGACGCGCAGGAGATTGCGAAGAACATACCCGGGCCTCAGGTAGAAGCCCTTGTAGCACTCGACGAGCATCTCGCGAAGCTCCTGCCTGGTGAAGTTCTCCTCCCAGACGGGCAGCTCGTATCCCGGCTTCGGATCCTCGGCGAACTTGCGCCAGACGTCCTCCTTGATGATCCCCTGCTCGAGCCCCTTGAAGTAGATCTCCGTTCCGGGATAGGGGCAGAAGATCGTGAAGTGGACGTAGTTGGGATTGAGCTCGCGCGCGAGGCGGATCGAATCCTCGATATCGCTTCGCGTCTCGGTCTGCTGCCCGATGATGAAGTAGGCGAGCGTCTCCATCCCCGCCTCCCTCGTCCAGCGGAAGGCGTTCTTGATCCGCTCCACCGTGCTGTTCTTCTTGATGACCTTGAGCATCCGGTCGTTGCCGCTCTCCACGCCGTAGTGGATGCGGTCGCAGCCGGCCGAGGCCATCGCGCGCAGGAGATCGGCGTCGATCGTGTTCACGTGGGCGCGGACGTCCCAGCGGAACTTGAGCTTGCGCCTTCCTATCTCCTCGCAAAGCTGATAGACGCGGTCCTTGCGGACGGTGAAGGTGTCGTCATAGATGAACGCCTCGCCGATGCCGAGGCGCAGGCACTCCTCGATCTCGTCGGCGACATGCCGCGCCGATCGCCAGCGGAACCCCGAGATGACGGGGGAGTAGGGACGATCGCAGAAGGTGCACCGGTACGGGCATCCGCGACTCGTGAACATGGTCGTGATGACGTCGCTCCTGCCGAGAAGCGACGTGTAGAGATTCACGTCGAGCTTGTGGCGCGCCGGGAAACCCAGGATGTCGAGGTCGGTGGTGCTGGGCGCGATTCCGTTGTTGACGATCTTGCCTGAGACGGGATCGATGTAGACGAGCCCCTTGACTTCGGGCCAGAGCTCGGGCGCGCCGATCTTGCCCAGGAACTCGGCGAACGCGATCTCGCCCTCGCCCTGGATCAGGAAGTCGACCTCGGGGCGCCGGATGGTCTCGTCCGGGTAGAGATGAACGTGGGGTCCCCCCAGCACGATCCTGGCCGCCGGCGCCACCTCGCGCACGATCTGGCAGGTGAGGATGACATCGATCAGGGTGAAGGTCATCGCCGTGATTCCCACGACGTCGAAGGCGTGTCTCGAGATCTCCTGCGCGAGCTCGGGATAGGTCCAGCCGTGGGGCTGCGCGTCCAGGACTTCGACCTGATGGTCGGTGTGGGCTTCCAGGTATCCCGCCAGCGAGAGAACCCCGAGAGGCGGGTTGAAGCCTCTGTGCTTCTCGACGATCGCGGGATTCTTCCCGATCAGCTCGTTGAAGCGCGGCGGATTGATCAGCAGGACCTTCATGGCAGCTCCCGTATGCGTGTCCATCGAACGCGACCCGTAATCCTATCTTCGGCAGAAACGGGGGTCAAGGTGATCGATTCCCGCCTTGAATGGGCGTGTCGGGGGGTTCCCCCGCGGACATGCGAGGCTCCGGCGCGCAACGGGCTTGAGCCGGCCTCTCTGCGAGAGCAGTATGAAAGGAGGGCTGCGGCGGCGGTCGTTTCATCGATGGAGGACCTCATGGATACCCACGGGCGGAAGCGAAAGGAAGTGGCCGAGGACTACGCGCGGGCCGTCGCGAGTCCCTCCGGGGGGAGTTGCTGCTCCGGCCCCGTTCCCAAGGGGGTCGCCGCGAAGCTCGCCGGCTACGCGGAAGGCGACCTCGCGGCGCTGCCCGCGGAGGCCGTCGTCAACTCGTTCGGCTGCGGCAATCCGCTCGCCTTCGCCGATGTGAAGGCGGGCGACACCGTGCTCGATCTGGGATCGGGCGCGGGAATCGACCTGCTCCTCGCCGCGCGGAAGGTGGGGCCCACCGGAAAGGTGATTGGCGTGGACATGACCGACGCCATGATCGAGAAGTGCCGCGAGAACGTGGCCGCGGCCGGGCTCTCGAACGTCGATGTCCGCAAGGGGATCATCGAGGATCTGCCGGTCGACGACGCCAGCGTCGACTGTGTGATTTCCAACTGCGTCATCAACCTCTCGCCCGAGAAGCCGCGGGTCTTCGCCGAGATCGCCCGGGTGTTGCGCCCCGGAGGCTTCATGCTGGTCTCCGACATCGTGGCCGAGGGGCTCCCCGCCGAGATCATCCGCGACCGCCATCTCTACTCCTCCTGCCTGGCGGGCGCGATCAGCGAACGTGAGTACATCGAGGGATTGAGACAGGCGGGACTGACCGAGATCGAGGTCCGCGAGCGGATCGTCTACGATCGGGCGAACCTCAAGGCTCTGATCGGTTCCGAGCTTCGCGATCCTGACGGCGGGGGGTGCTGCTGCGCCGCCGGGAACCTGGACGCGGTGGCGGAAGAGTGGGCGCCACGCCTCGAAGGCCGCATCGCCAGCGTGAAGGTCTTCGCGCGGAGGCCGCGGGTCTGACCCTGCGCGGGGGGAAGGAGCCCCCGGCGCGCCGGCCGGTCTCGGGGACGGGGCCGGCCCTCTCCTGGTCCGGCATCGAGCCCCGCAGACATCGAACCCCGTCTCGCCTCGCTGGGCCGGGGCGTGTAGGATGGCGGCGGACTCCAGCGAAAGGAGCAGGCGCCATGAGCATCGTCGTCACTCCCTGCACCAGCGTCGATGAGGTCGCGAGCGCCCTCAAGCCGATCTCGCACTACTTCGGCGGAACGCCGACACCCGAGGACATGGAGCGATGGACGCGGACCGTCCGGGTGGAGCGGATGCACGCCGCGAGGGAGGACGGCACGATCGTCGCGGGCGCGGGCGCCTTCGAGTTCGAGCTGACCGTCCCCGGCGGGACCGTGCCCGCGGCGGGAGTGACGGTGGTGGGCGTCCTTCCGACCCATCGGCGCAGGGGGATCCTGCGCGCGATGATGCGCGCCCAACTCGACGACGTGCGCGAGCGGGGCGAGCCGGTCGCCTATCTCTGGGCCTCTGAAGAGACCATCTACGGCCGCTTCGGATACGGGATGGCTTCCCTCTGCGGTGAGATCGATCTGCCGAAGGGTTCGAGCGGCTTCGCCCGGGAGCACACGTCGAGGGGCCGGATCCGCATGGTCGGGGAAGAGGAGGCGTATCTCCCCTTCTCGGAGATCTATGATCGGGTGCGCCGCGTGACCCCGGGGATGTTCTCGCGCACGGAGGATTGGTGGCGGGCCCGCCGGCTTGCCGATCCCGAGAGCCAGCGGCGCGGCGGAGGGGTCCTGAATCGCGTCCTGCTGACTTTCGATGGGAGGCCGGAAGGATACGCCACCTACCGCATGAACCAGTCGATGGAGGCCGGGGTCTCCACGGGGTTCGTGAGTGTGATCGAGGCGATGGGAGCGACGGGGGATGCGACCCGCGAGATCTGGCGCTTCCTCCTGGACATCGACTGGTGCGCGCGCGCAAAGGCGTCGCTCCTGCCGGTCGATCACCCGCTCTTCCTGCTCCTGGCCAGGCCGCGCCTCATGAAGTACCGCGTGAGCGACGGCTTGTGGCTGAGGCTCGTGGACGTGCGGGCGGCCCTCGCGGCCAGGAGGATCGCCTCGGGAGATCCGGTGGTTCTGGAAGTCGCCGACCCCTTCTGTCCGTGGAACGAGGGGCGCTATCGGATCGCTGACGAGAGCGTGGATCGGACGAGCCACGAGCCCGATCTCTCCCTCGAGGTCGGCGCGCTGGGCTCAGTCTATCTCGGGGGGTTCACATTCACCGAGCTTGCGCGGGCGGGGAGGATCGGGGAGATCCGACCGGGAGCGGCGGCCAGAGCGGACGCCCTCTTCCCGCGCGACCGGGCCCCGTGGTGCCCGGAGATCTTCTGACGAGAGAGGGAACTCCCGCAGGGCCCGGGGGGTATGGTATACTCAAGTGTCGACCTTATGAGAATCCTATCTGACAGAATGTCCCGCGGCTGCGTGGCGTGCTTCTTGATCCTGTCGCTGCTCTGCCTCGCCGGTCTCGACATGGCCATCTGCTTCGGAAGCGATGGGCACATCGGAGTCAAGACCGGCGTCGGCGGTTGTTGCGGGACGGGGGAGCATGAGGGAGCCTCCTCGCATCCCGTCGATCCGGCGGATCCCCACCAGACTGAAGTCGGTGAAGCTGAGGCGGAAGGCGAACAGGATTGCGAGGACGTCCCGCTCCTCCGCCTAGTGCCGACCCCGCGCCTCGCCGATCTGAGCGCGGCTCCTCCCGCCACGGCGGCCGCGGCCCATCTGTCCCTCTCCCCGGAGCCTTCCGCCCACGCGACGCGGGCGGTGTCGCTCCCCGATTCACGCCTCTGCCGATTGAGGTCCATCGTCCTTCTCGTATAGTCCGTTCCCCGCGTAGCCATATCGATTCCCAATCGTCGCGGCCCGGGCTCGATCCCCGCCCGCGACCGGGCTCGTTTCTCCGGGGGACTGATGACTCGATTGACAGGACTGATCTGCCTTCTGGCACTGACCGCGGCGCTGTTCACGGCTCGCGATGTGTCGGCCGATCCGAATCATCTCGATGGCCTGCCCATCGAGGGCGGGGTGACTCCCAGACATCGGCCGCGCGGCCCCACGCTGACGATCGACGAGGTCCGCGCGCTCGCGCTCGAGGGGAACGCCGACCTGGAGGCGGCTCGAGCGGCCGCGGCCGAGGCGCGAGGCCTTCTCAGACAGGAGCGGGCCTGGGCCAATCCCGAGCTGGATGTGGACGTCGAGGGGGTGGGTGGGGACGAGCCGGGTTGGGACCGGGCCGAGATCACGTGGAGCGCGAGTCAGCGCATAGAGCCCTTCGGGACAAGGAGGGCGCGGTCAGAGGGGGCGCGGCATGGCCGCGACGCCGCGCTTCACTCGCTCGCGATCGCGCGGCTGGATCTTCTCGCCGAGATCGAGCGCCGCTTCGCCGACGCGCTCGCGGCGAATGCCCGCGTGGCGGTCTTCGAGGAATACGACAGCCTCGCGGTCGCGATGATCCGGACGGTGACCGCCCTCGTTGAGGCGGGCGAGGTCTCGCCGGTCGAGATCGACCGGGTGGAGGCGGAGCGGGCGGCTTCCGCGGCCCAACTCCGCGTCGCAACGCTCGAGCGCCGCGATGCGCTCCGCGCCCTTGCGCGGCTCTGGGGAGGCGAGGAAGAGGATTGCGGCGGCGTTCGGGGCCATCTGGAGATCGACGCGCGACTGCCCGACCGAGACTCGCTCCTCTCTGCGGCGATCGACCTGCCCGACGTGGAGCTCTCGAACGCGCGGCTCAAGCGAGCCGAGGCGGAGGCGCGCCTCGCGGGGCGCGCCCGGCTACCCGATGTCGCCGTGCGGGGGGGAGTGAAACGTCTGAGCGAGACCGGCTCCCAGAGTTATGTGGGAGGGGTGTCGGTCGCCCTGCCCCTCTTTGATCGTGGGGGGGGAGGGCTCGATCAGGCCCGGGCTCTGGAACGGCGGGCGCGCGCAGATCGGGGGGCGGCCATCGCCGGGATCCGCCTCGATCGGGCCTCGGCCCACGATGCGCTCGCGGCCGCGATCGTGAACCGCCGGGCCATGCGCGAGGAGACCCTGCCCCGCATCCAGGCGATTCACGCGTCGATTCGAGAAGGCTACCTGCGAGGCAAGTTCGGTCTTCTCGATCTGATGGAAGCCCACCGGTCCTCCCTGCAGGGAGGACTGGAATACGTCGAGGCGCTGCGATCGCTCTGGATCGCCCGCGCCGATCTTCGGCGCCTCACCGGCGGCAGTCCGGAATGGAGCGCGGCGATGGAAGAAGGAGAGAGAGAATGACACGCGATGCAAATTGGACCACCGGATTGATGTCGTTCGCCGCCAAGCTCGGCCTAATCCTCTTCTTCGTGTACGCCGCCGGAGGATGCGCCCTTGAGAGGGGTGGCGCGACTCACGACGAGTCGCATCATGCCGCGGCCGAGGAAGAGATCTCCGACCTGGACCGCACTCTCGATGATCTCATGGATGACGCCTGCGAACACGGGACGCCCACCTACGAGTGCGACGAGTGCCGGTACGAGGTCGGAATGGTGAAGGTCGCCCCCGATCTGCTCGATGAGGATGGGCCGCTTCGCACGGAACGCGCCGAGCGCAGAACGCCTGTCGGCGCGGATGCTCACAATGGGGAGGTCTGTCTGAACGGCGAGAAGGCCTCCTTCTTGAGCCCGCGGGCGGCAGGAACCGTGCAGTCGATTCATGTCGATGTGGGCTCCCGCGTGCGGCGGGGAGAGATCCTCTTCACGGTCGAGAGCCCTGAGTTCGCCGAGGCGCGGTCGGCTTATCTTGCGGCTCAAGCGTCCTTGAAGCTCGCTGACGCGACGCGCGAGCGCGAGCGGGACCTCTACGAGAGGCGGATCTGCCCGCGCAAGGACCTTCTCGAGGCGGAAGCGGCGCGGGAGGCGGCCGCAGCGACGGCTCAGGCGGCGAGGGAACGCCTCCGCGCCTGCGGGCTCGATGACCGGGGAATCGCTCTTCTCTCCGCCGACGCCGTCCACGGCGCGCCGCTGGCGGTGAGGGCTCCTTTCGACGGGACGGTGCTCGAGCGCGATCTGAGCGTGGGCGCCGCGGTCGAGCCCGGCCAGCAGCTCCTGCTTGTCGGAGACACCTCCGAGATGTG
Coding sequences within it:
- the arsM gene encoding arsenite methyltransferase, producing the protein MVGVGFQVSRQRENPERRVEASVLLDDRGILPDQLVEARRIDQQDLHGSSRMRVHRTRPVILSSAETGVKVIDSRLEWACRGVPPRTCEAPARNGLEPASLREQYERRAAAAVVSSMEDLMDTHGRKRKEVAEDYARAVASPSGGSCCSGPVPKGVAAKLAGYAEGDLAALPAEAVVNSFGCGNPLAFADVKAGDTVLDLGSGAGIDLLLAARKVGPTGKVIGVDMTDAMIEKCRENVAAAGLSNVDVRKGIIEDLPVDDASVDCVISNCVINLSPEKPRVFAEIARVLRPGGFMLVSDIVAEGLPAEIIRDRHLYSSCLAGAISEREYIEGLRQAGLTEIEVRERIVYDRANLKALIGSELRDPDGGGCCCAAGNLDAVAEEWAPRLEGRIASVKVFARRPRV
- a CDS encoding TolC family protein, translating into MTRLTGLICLLALTAALFTARDVSADPNHLDGLPIEGGVTPRHRPRGPTLTIDEVRALALEGNADLEAARAAAAEARGLLRQERAWANPELDVDVEGVGGDEPGWDRAEITWSASQRIEPFGTRRARSEGARHGRDAALHSLAIARLDLLAEIERRFADALAANARVAVFEEYDSLAVAMIRTVTALVEAGEVSPVEIDRVEAERAASAAQLRVATLERRDALRALARLWGGEEEDCGGVRGHLEIDARLPDRDSLLSAAIDLPDVELSNARLKRAEAEARLAGRARLPDVAVRGGVKRLSETGSQSYVGGVSVALPLFDRGGGGLDQARALERRARADRGAAIAGIRLDRASAHDALAAAIVNRRAMREETLPRIQAIHASIREGYLRGKFGLLDLMEAHRSSLQGGLEYVEALRSLWIARADLRRLTGGSPEWSAAMEEGERE
- a CDS encoding radical SAM protein, with protein sequence MDTHTGAAMKVLLINPPRFNELIGKNPAIVEKHRGFNPPLGVLSLAGYLEAHTDHQVEVLDAQPHGWTYPELAQEISRHAFDVVGITAMTFTLIDVILTCQIVREVAPAARIVLGGPHVHLYPDETIRRPEVDFLIQGEGEIAFAEFLGKIGAPELWPEVKGLVYIDPVSGKIVNNGIAPSTTDLDILGFPARHKLDVNLYTSLLGRSDVITTMFTSRGCPYRCTFCDRPYSPVISGFRWRSARHVADEIEECLRLGIGEAFIYDDTFTVRKDRVYQLCEEIGRRKLKFRWDVRAHVNTIDADLLRAMASAGCDRIHYGVESGNDRMLKVIKKNSTVERIKNAFRWTREAGMETLAYFIIGQQTETRSDIEDSIRLARELNPNYVHFTIFCPYPGTEIYFKGLEQGIIKEDVWRKFAEDPKPGYELPVWEENFTRQELREMLVECYKGFYLRPGYVLRNLLRVRSPGELKRKVKAGFSVFRMSPNQKVFEEKMASQVKDAVPRAPIDLHS
- a CDS encoding efflux RND transporter periplasmic adaptor subunit, with amino-acid sequence MERGDGRRRERMTRDANWTTGLMSFAAKLGLILFFVYAAGGCALERGGATHDESHHAAAEEEISDLDRTLDDLMDDACEHGTPTYECDECRYEVGMVKVAPDLLDEDGPLRTERAERRTPVGADAHNGEVCLNGEKASFLSPRAAGTVQSIHVDVGSRVRRGEILFTVESPEFAEARSAYLAAQASLKLADATRERERDLYERRICPRKDLLEAEAAREAAAATAQAARERLRACGLDDRGIALLSADAVHGAPLAVRAPFDGTVLERDLSVGAAVEPGQQLLLVGDTSEMWVWASLDDDDLREMERRLAGGPARASVTVPAFPGRSFPGRVDRIAGTIDETTRAARVRVVVPNSEGLLRAGMFARVHLHEDEEPVLMVPAEAVLEDDGREFVFVPADPPYFVRRPVTTGRELDQWVEVTQGLSDGDLV
- a CDS encoding GNAT family N-acetyltransferase, with the protein product MSIVVTPCTSVDEVASALKPISHYFGGTPTPEDMERWTRTVRVERMHAAREDGTIVAGAGAFEFELTVPGGTVPAAGVTVVGVLPTHRRRGILRAMMRAQLDDVRERGEPVAYLWASEETIYGRFGYGMASLCGEIDLPKGSSGFAREHTSRGRIRMVGEEEAYLPFSEIYDRVRRVTPGMFSRTEDWWRARRLADPESQRRGGGVLNRVLLTFDGRPEGYATYRMNQSMEAGVSTGFVSVIEAMGATGDATREIWRFLLDIDWCARAKASLLPVDHPLFLLLARPRLMKYRVSDGLWLRLVDVRAALAARRIASGDPVVLEVADPFCPWNEGRYRIADESVDRTSHEPDLSLEVGALGSVYLGGFTFTELARAGRIGEIRPGAAARADALFPRDRAPWCPEIF